Within the Flavobacterium sp. 9R genome, the region CGATCAGGGCTTTTTTGATAGTGTCAACGAAGAAGAAGAGCAAAAAATAGAGTTTGTTAAATAATTTTAATAATCTTACCGCAAAAAAAAACTCCATTTATTAAAATGGAGTTTTTTTTTGAATCTATAGGAAGCTATTCTTCCATAGTATGGTAAACGTTCATCACGTCATCATCTTCTTCTAGTTTTTCAATCAATTTTTCTACATCAGCCATTTCAGCTTCAGTAAGTTTTTTGGTGATTTGAGGGATTCTCTCAAAACCAGATGATAAAATATCTAAGTTTCTGTTTTCTAATTCTTTCTGAATAGTTCCAAAGCTACCAAAAGGAGCGTAAATCAATATTCCGTCTTCGTCTTCAAAAACTTCTTCTGCACCAAAATCAATTAATTCTAATTCTAATTCTTCGGCATCAATTCCTTCTTTTGGAATTCTAAAGTTGCAAGTGTGGTCAAACATGAATTCAACCGAACCTTGTGTACCAAGTGCACCATTGCATTTGTTGAAGTAGCTTCTAACGTTAGCAACAGTTCTGTTATTATTGTCAGTAGCCGTTTCTATTAGAAGAGCAATGCCGTGAGGTGCATAACCTTCAAAAAGCACTTCTTTATAGTTAGCAGTGTCTTTATCAGTTGCTTTTTTTATCGCACGTTCTACATTGTCTTTGGGCATATTAGCTGCCTTAGCATTTTGTATTACGGCTCTTAATCTCGAATTGGCATCAGGGTTTGGACCACCTTCTTTTACTGCCATTACGATATCTTTACCAATTCTAGTAAAGGCTTTGGCCATTGCAGACCAACGTTTCATTTTTCTACCTTTTCGGAATTCAAAAGCTCTTCCCATTTCTATAAATATTTTGAACTGCAAAAATACAGTTATTCCTTATTTTACCAAATTGATTTCAATTCTTTTGTTGTAATTTTAGTCGGCACCATATTATTTTAGCACAAAATAATCATTGATGATTTGTATGGCTTCGTTTAAGTAGTGATTGTTTTTCAAAGCCAAGATTTGTGTCTCTTTGAACGCTCTTTCAGAAGGATATACTTTTAATAGCGATTCGTTAAACGAAGAGTTTTTTACATTCAAACTAATACTTTCATCTTTGAAAGAATTGATGCTTTCCCATAATGTAGTGACCAATTTTTGTTCCTCAAAGACAGTTTCAATTTGCATTGGAATTATAGTTTTCGGATTTTTAATCAATTCATCTATTCTTTTATTCATACTAACGACATTGTTAAAATAGGAACTTGCCGTTACTCGTTTTTGACTGTTTTTTGTCAAATGATGAATCAATTTATTCTTTACATAGGGAGTAAATGGAATTGAGGTTGGTAAAACATCATTTTTAAATGCTGTGGGATAATCTCTTTCTTTTTGAATTATGGATTCATAAAGTACGGGTACTTGAACATCAGGAAGTACACCAATACTTTGATGACTTTTGCCAGTAATGCGGTAAAATTTGTTAATCGTTACTTTTACAAAATTCTCTTCATTGCTATCTGTTGGGAGTATGGTTTGCATTGTTGCTTTTCCTAAGGTACTGCTTCCAATAACCATAGCTCTGTTGTAATCTTGCAGTATAGTGGCAAAAAATTCACTGGCTGAGGCTGTATTACCATTGACTAAAATAATCACGGGACCCTTGTATAAGTAGCCTCGATAAGGGTCTTGAATGATTTGTTGTTTTTGACTTTTGTCTACTACTATAGAAATAGGACCGTGGTGAACAAATAAACCAGCTAATTTGATGGCTTCTTCCATAGAGCCTCCGCCGTTATCCATCAAATCAATGACCAATCCATCTATGTCATCGTTTTGTAGTTTTACAATTTCGGTACCTACGTCTTCAGCACAACCACTTTTGTCATTACTTTCAAAATTGGAGTAGAAACTTGGAATTTTGATATAGCCAATTTTATTTTTGTCTTCAACAAGGTAACTATAGACACTATTCTGTTCGTCTTTTAAAACTTCTTTTTCAAGGGTGACACTAAAGTTTTTTTCACCCTTTCTTTTGATGGTGAGGGTGATGATTTTGTTAGCATCAGACACAATTAAATCTCCTATTTCTTCTAAAGAGGCACAAGTGACTTTTAGCGTTTCCTGTTCATTGGCAATGGAAATGATTTGGTCGCCTTTTTTTAGTTTTCCATTTTTAAAAGCTGGCCCATTGGGGTCTATATCATCAATTATGATTTGATTTTTTTCATTCAAAGACACTAAAAAACCCAAAGAAAGCTTTTCTTTTGATAAAGAAGAAACGAAATTCGATTTGCTATTGACACTAAAATAATTGGTATGTGGGTCAAAATACGTGCAAAAGAAACCATATACTTTTTCAGAAATAGTGCTTTTTTTCTTTAGTTGCGCGCTAATCTTACATAGTTCATTTTGAATAGCAATTTCTTTATAGTAATTGGTCAGTGATTTTAAATTTATTCGAATAGAATCAAGATTTTTACTGCTTGCAGCAACTTCATTCAGGACATCAAAGCGAATTTTTTTTCTCCAAATTTTTTCAAACTCCTTTTCAGTCATATAAACAGGAAAGGCTTTTTTGTACATCCTGATGGTGTCCGCAGTATTGAAATTTAGAGAATCTTTGTTGAGTTTTTCTAATAGCAATTTGTTGCGAAGAAGCGCTTTTTGATAAATGTCTTCAAAGGTAGCAATGAACTGACAATCCTCTTTTTGTACTAAATTATCAATTTGTAAACGGTAATTTTTTGATAAACTATCGTACTCCGACTTATAAAATAGATTTCTTCCGGAATCTAAATCGTTAATTAGATTGTCAAAAATAAAAACCGATAGACTGTCGTCTACCGGTTTTGGATGTACATGCTCTTGTTGAATTAAAGCATTTATTTTGGAAAGAATTTTACATGGTGAGGCGTTATTTTGAGCCATTAAGTGACCACCAACAAGTAAGGCTACCAGTAAAATTTTTTTCATAATTGTTTATTTTTTGTAGAAAGGAAGTTTTACAACTGTTGCAGGAACATCATTCTTTCTGATTCGGATATAAATAGTACTATCAACAGCGCTATTTGGAGTAGTTACATAGCCTAGACCAATACCTTTATTCATAGAAGGAGACATTGTTCCCGAG harbors:
- a CDS encoding YebC/PmpR family DNA-binding transcriptional regulator, which gives rise to MGRAFEFRKGRKMKRWSAMAKAFTRIGKDIVMAVKEGGPNPDANSRLRAVIQNAKAANMPKDNVERAIKKATDKDTANYKEVLFEGYAPHGIALLIETATDNNNRTVANVRSYFNKCNGALGTQGSVEFMFDHTCNFRIPKEGIDAEELELELIDFGAEEVFEDEDGILIYAPFGSFGTIQKELENRNLDILSSGFERIPQITKKLTEAEMADVEKLIEKLEEDDDVMNVYHTMEE
- a CDS encoding S41 family peptidase, which encodes MKKILLVALLVGGHLMAQNNASPCKILSKINALIQQEHVHPKPVDDSLSVFIFDNLINDLDSGRNLFYKSEYDSLSKNYRLQIDNLVQKEDCQFIATFEDIYQKALLRNKLLLEKLNKDSLNFNTADTIRMYKKAFPVYMTEKEFEKIWRKKIRFDVLNEVAASSKNLDSIRINLKSLTNYYKEIAIQNELCKISAQLKKKSTISEKVYGFFCTYFDPHTNYFSVNSKSNFVSSLSKEKLSLGFLVSLNEKNQIIIDDIDPNGPAFKNGKLKKGDQIISIANEQETLKVTCASLEEIGDLIVSDANKIITLTIKRKGEKNFSVTLEKEVLKDEQNSVYSYLVEDKNKIGYIKIPSFYSNFESNDKSGCAEDVGTEIVKLQNDDIDGLVIDLMDNGGGSMEEAIKLAGLFVHHGPISIVVDKSQKQQIIQDPYRGYLYKGPVIILVNGNTASASEFFATILQDYNRAMVIGSSTLGKATMQTILPTDSNEENFVKVTINKFYRITGKSHQSIGVLPDVQVPVLYESIIQKERDYPTAFKNDVLPTSIPFTPYVKNKLIHHLTKNSQKRVTASSYFNNVVSMNKRIDELIKNPKTIIPMQIETVFEEQKLVTTLWESINSFKDESISLNVKNSSFNESLLKVYPSERAFKETQILALKNNHYLNEAIQIINDYFVLK